In one window of Aquimarina spinulae DNA:
- a CDS encoding M23 family metallopeptidase — protein sequence MRKIIVFIVLGFSFCYGQKNLPKDYFIRPLDIPTVVSGTFGELRSNHFHSGLDMKTKGEEGLNVYATASGRVTRIKVSHGGYGKALYIAHPNGYTSVYAHLKKFSPEIEAFVKERQYAKESYEIELFPKSGSLTVKQGDVIAYSGNTGGSSGPHLHFEIRDSRSRPMNPMNFGMEVKDTRKPIINSLWAYSLDKDAHINGAQKPVRLKLTPLEDGSFKAENLSAYGKIGFGVATIDKQDLAENNNGVYEITTLINGQENLKIEMNRFSFAETRYANRIIDYSYFKEYRSRITKLFVEKNNPLTVFKKKINNGIVNIEDSLSYNYTIHIKDFKNNTSTITIPVQGKNVETITKADIPKTSEYAKATENYTYSSGFFDLFIPKGALYENTYLDISVSGEKIKIHNNRTPLHKNMTLVFDVSRYSEEDKKKLYIGRINGSKTPSYSRTSKKGNRFSTRTRTFGTYSLFTDNQKPTIIPINVSSKKWISKATHLKVKINDSESGIKSYRGTINGKFILLEYDYKTGMLIYDFNDKNHVDSENNFKLVVLDKVGNRATFETTFFRKP from the coding sequence ATGAGAAAAATTATAGTTTTTATTGTACTCGGCTTTTCTTTTTGCTATGGACAAAAGAACCTTCCAAAAGACTATTTTATTCGTCCTCTGGATATTCCTACTGTAGTTTCGGGAACATTTGGCGAGTTAAGATCTAACCATTTTCATTCTGGATTAGATATGAAAACTAAGGGCGAAGAAGGATTAAATGTATATGCTACAGCATCTGGTCGAGTAACTAGGATAAAAGTTTCGCATGGTGGATATGGTAAAGCACTATATATTGCACATCCTAATGGATATACAAGTGTATATGCACATTTAAAAAAATTCTCTCCAGAAATTGAAGCTTTTGTAAAAGAAAGACAGTACGCAAAGGAATCTTATGAAATAGAGCTTTTTCCAAAATCAGGTTCGTTAACAGTAAAGCAGGGTGATGTTATAGCATATAGTGGTAATACCGGAGGAAGTTCTGGGCCTCATCTTCATTTTGAAATTAGAGATTCGAGATCCAGACCAATGAATCCAATGAATTTTGGTATGGAAGTAAAAGATACCAGAAAACCAATCATAAATAGTCTTTGGGCCTATAGTTTGGATAAAGACGCACATATTAACGGTGCGCAAAAACCAGTTAGATTAAAGCTTACACCTCTAGAAGATGGTAGTTTTAAGGCAGAAAACCTGAGTGCATATGGTAAAATCGGTTTCGGCGTAGCTACCATAGACAAACAAGATTTAGCCGAGAATAATAACGGTGTATATGAAATAACTACTCTAATTAATGGTCAGGAAAATTTAAAAATAGAAATGAATCGCTTTTCTTTTGCCGAAACACGATATGCAAATCGGATTATTGATTACTCTTATTTTAAAGAATATAGAAGTAGAATAACAAAACTCTTTGTTGAAAAAAACAATCCGTTAACCGTTTTTAAAAAGAAAATAAATAATGGTATTGTTAATATTGAAGATAGTCTTTCTTATAACTATACCATTCATATCAAAGATTTTAAAAACAACACCTCTACAATTACTATTCCTGTACAAGGAAAAAATGTAGAAACGATCACAAAAGCAGATATTCCTAAAACATCAGAATACGCTAAAGCAACCGAAAATTATACGTATAGCTCTGGTTTTTTTGACCTTTTCATCCCTAAAGGTGCGTTATATGAAAATACCTATCTTGACATATCAGTTAGTGGAGAAAAAATCAAAATCCACAATAACAGAACTCCATTACATAAAAATATGACTCTGGTTTTTGATGTATCAAGATATAGTGAAGAAGATAAGAAAAAGCTGTATATAGGCCGTATAAATGGCTCTAAAACACCATCATACTCTAGAACATCAAAGAAAGGTAATCGGTTCTCTACCAGAACACGTACTTTTGGAACATACTCCTTATTTACCGATAACCAGAAGCCTACAATAATACCTATTAATGTTTCTAGCAAAAAATGGATATCAAAGGCCACACATCTAAAAGTAAAAATCAATGATTCTGAATCTGGAATAAAAAGTTATCGAGGTACTATAAATGGAAAATTTATTTTATTGGAGTATGATTATAAGACCGGAATGTTAATCTATGATTTTAATGATAAAAATCATGTGGACTCAGAAAATAATTTTAAACTTGTTGTGTTAGATAAAGTAGGTAATCGAGCAACATTCGAAACCACATTTTTTAGAAAACCTTAA